CCGGCGCTCCATCCCTTGAATTCTTACGAGTTAGAAGGCAGTCTGACCCAAATCCTCATCAATGGTGGGGCATACAACAAATGGCGGTCTTCTGAAGATGAAGCCCGTTCCCTGGCCCGCAATTTTCTTGATCTGGTTGCGGCTGAAAAGTATCGCTCTTGGGTGACCGGCATTCGATTTTATTCAGCCTGGACAGATTGGTTTTACGATGTGGCCTGGGATTCAACGTTTGTTATCTACAATGCTGCAACCCAAAAATGGTGGCTGCTTTGTACCACGGACACTGATTAACTATGCCACTTTCCGCTTCTTCAAAACTCCTGATCCTGGATGTGGATGAAACGCTGATCTTTGGGACAGAACATCAACTCGAACGCTCGCCTGACTTTCAGGTTTTTGGCTATTCGATTTACAAGCGCCCCGGCGTGGACGAGTTCCTGACATTTTGCTTTGACCGTTTCCGGGTCGCCATCTGGTCGTCTTCAAGCGAAGACTATGTCCAGGCAGTTGCAGCTCATTTGATTCCAGCAGGCCACCAGCTTGAATTCATCTGGTCGCGCAAGCAGTGTACCCTGAGTTATGACTATGACCTTCGTGACCATTTCTGGACCAAAAAACTGGTGAAAGCCAAACGCAAAGGATATAACCTGGAGCAAATGATTGTCGTTGATGACAGCCCCGAAAAACATGTGCATAACTATGGCAACCTTGTGAAAATAAAAGCGTTCCACGGTGGACTGGATGATGGTGAGTTATTCCACTTAATGCCCTATTTGAAGCATTTAGACCAGTTTCCGAATATCAGAACCATTGAAAAACGCTGGTGGCGAAATTCCTTTTGAACAAACAAAGATTCGCGTGTATTTCATTACAAACAAAATAAATCCAGTTTGTAGTCAGTAGTCAGTAGTCAGTAGTTCAATCGTAACTATTCAGACTCCTATAAGCCTTGTATTTGTTGTGAACAAGAGGCTTAGTTCTTTTGGCTAGTGAATGTAACCTAAAAACTAAGCATTTTAAGTACCTTGTCATAAATTTCCTGAGATATTTGATTTGGTAAGTGTTTGATTCTTTTCGTGTATTTCGTGTATTTCGTGGTTCAAAATGTCTGGAAATTTTCGGTAAGGTACTTAAGTCTTTTCGGCTCAGTCACAATACAGCATCTTGTATGTGCTGCTGAAGAAAACTACCACGGATGGGGTCTGAATAGTTACGTTCAATCTTCTTTTCTTGTCACCCTATCACCTTGTCACCTTGTCACCTTGTCACCCTGTCACCTTCACCTTGTCACCCCTGTCCTTCAGCTTGCTGGGCCATGACTTCGCCAACCAGATAGAGTGACCCGGTAACCAGAAC
The DNA window shown above is from Acidobacteriota bacterium and carries:
- a CDS encoding HAD family hydrolase — translated: MPLSASSKLLILDVDETLIFGTEHQLERSPDFQVFGYSIYKRPGVDEFLTFCFDRFRVAIWSSSSEDYVQAVAAHLIPAGHQLEFIWSRKQCTLSYDYDLRDHFWTKKLVKAKRKGYNLEQMIVVDDSPEKHVHNYGNLVKIKAFHGGLDDGELFHLMPYLKHLDQFPNIRTIEKRWWRNSF